One Gossypium raimondii isolate GPD5lz chromosome 3, ASM2569854v1, whole genome shotgun sequence genomic window carries:
- the LOC105796757 gene encoding heterogeneous nuclear ribonucleoprotein 1 codes for MDSDQGKLFIGGISWETSEDRLKEYFGQYGDILQTVVMRDKVTGRPRGFGFVVFSDPSVIDTVLQEKHTIDGRTVEAKRALSREEQQTSARSGNFNQGRNSGGGGNIRTKKIFVGGLPPTLTEDGFRQYFEAYGHVTDVVIMYDQNTQRPRGFGFISFDSEEAVDRVLHKSFHDLNGKQVEVKPALPKDANPGGASRSMGGGAGGFGGYQGYGSSGGNSSSYDGRMDSNYMRGQGTGAGFPPYGSSGYAPGYGYGPASNGVGYGSYGNYGGAGAGYGAPAGAAYGNPNAGYASGPPGAPRSSWGTQTPSGYGAMGYGNAAPWGAGPGSGGPGSAATGQSPTGATGYGGQGYGYGGYGCNDGSYGNAGYGAAGGRSGGTPNSNASAGGGDLQGSGGGYMGGGYGDVNGSSGYGNASWRSDSSQGSGNYGGSQANGPHGGQGGYGGGYGGAQGRQAQQQ; via the exons AGTACGGCGACATCTTGCAGACTGTTGTCATGAGAGATAAGGTCACGGGGAGACCTCGTGGCTTTGGATTTGTTGTCTTCTCAGATCCGTCCGTCATCGATACTGTTCTTCAAGAAAAGCACACCATTGATGGTAGAacg GTTGAGGCAAAGAGGGCATTATCTAGAGAGGAGCAGCAAACCTCCGCTAGATCTGGTAATTTTAATCAGGGTAGAAATTCTGGAGGTGGTGGAAATATCAGAACCAAGAAGATTTTTGTTGGAGGGTTGCCTCCGACTTTAACTGAAGATGGATTTCGCCAATACTTTGAGGCTTATGGTCATGTAACTGATGTAGTAATCATGTATGACCAGAATACCCAGAGGCCTCGTGGGTTTGGTTTTATCTCCTTCGACAGTGAAGAGGCGGTTGATAGGGTTTTGCACAAGAGTTTTCATGATTTGAATGGCAAACAAGTTGAAGTGAAACCGGCCCTTCCTAAAGATGCCAATCCTGGTGGGGCTAGCCGGTCTATGGGTGGTGGTGCTGGTGGTTTTGGAGGTTACCAGGGATATGGTTCTTCTGGTGGGAATTCAAGTTCTTACGATGGTCGTATGGACTCCAATTACATGCGTGGCCAGGGTACTGGAGCTGGCTTTCCACCTTATGGTTCATCAGGATATGCACCCGGCTATGGTTATGGTCCTGCTAGTAATGGTGTTGGTTATGGTAGTTATGGCAATTATGGTGGTGCAGGTGCTGGTTATGGTGCCCCTGCCGGTGCAGCTTATGGGAATCCCAATGCTGGCTATGCAAGTGGGCCTCCTGGTGCCCCTAGAAGTTCATGGGGCACTCAAACTCCATCTGGTTATGGTGCTATGGGTTATGGGAATGCTGCTCCTTGGGGTGCTGGTCCTGGTAGCGGTGGTCCAGGTTCTGCAGCTACTGGCCAATCTCCCACTGGAGCTACTGGGTACGGCGGTCAAGGTTATGGATATGGGGGATATGGATGTAATGATGGATCTTATGGGAACGCTGGTTATGGGGCTGCTGGAGGTCGTTCTGGTGGTACACCAAATAGTAATGCTAGTGCAGGTGGGGGAGATCTACAAGGGAGCGGTGGTGGCTACATGGGAGGTGGATATGGTGATGTAAATGGAAGTTCAGGGTATGGAAATGCATCATGGAGGTCTGATTCATCCCAAGGTTCAGGAAATTATGGGGGTAGTCAGGCCAATGGTCCTCATGGTGGACAAGGTGGCTATGGTGGTGGGTATGGTGGTGCACAGGGCCGACAAGCTCAACAGCAGTGA